A DNA window from Camelina sativa cultivar DH55 chromosome 17, Cs, whole genome shotgun sequence contains the following coding sequences:
- the LOC104757043 gene encoding uncharacterized protein LOC104757043 isoform X2: MAEGKFDLPDDLIFSKSDQLKELASDNNIPLSPQWLYTKSSDSKMDVRSPTPVPMGNPSDPNLKDAWRLDAPEDKKDWRKIVPENETSRRWREEERETGLLGVRKADRRKTERRIDNVPTTRETGDTKTTASSDRWHDVTSRAAVHEPRRDNKWSSRWGPDDKEKETRSEKVDNNNKDKEEPHSESQSVVSSIRATSERDSDPRDKWRPRHRMESQSAGPTSYRAAPGFGLDRGRAEGPNLGFTVGRGRASVVGRGSSTSSIGAGACTFLGNESIPGKQSASASMFRYPRGKLLDMYRKQKPDSSLGRIPTEMEEVASITQVALINPLAFIAPDADEEASLNGIWKGRIISSEVYTPSEEESSGGENSMVKCRIPDSGETRADSSLVGFVNGDNVSMQNSDSGLLGSQNGGLGGASSVSRLNSVASESYGSVGAGYQLSHGSPEAVRSAFTKSSALDGSESVVASFEQDYMGKLQQPDIEVNHSEGAMPPEEFLFLYIDPQGVIQGPFIGSDIISWFEQGFFGTDLQVRLANAPEGTPFQDLGRVMSYLKAESIDAHISDQKNEFEETTLKADSDAGLSIAPVAESNDSSAITATSRSFSAYNNPSAQDNFQRISESEVYVKPPHAEDRSFLDFSAQDEGRAGGSGYASVKSSASVHDALSEFPGQSTIPGESTKAATQNQSENKLHPFGVLWSELENGSTPVNLLPNRSYDAMGEPTGSIDNWPIDSRRNTQIDPNMSLDSLAANRMAQFEHSNRFNLGDQLSSNQHHQQQFQNRDMLSHSYRGDQAQDLEHLIALQMQQQKLQLQQQQKLQLQQQQKIQLQQHQLEQEHQLHQKLLQEQQQSHARQLHFQQILQGQTPDSRFGQSHDFPRSNSVDQMLLEQQLINELQKGSGHPSQNFAPYIEQLAAGNIGQLPHEGHRRELIEHLLSTKMQSQYGPVQSQYGQMQSQHGQLQSESSRSLEYQLLQQEQLMQLANGRHNTLLEEQRHIDPLWPSDHNDQLLRTHPGIHRSRSSTGFRPLDFHQQQQRPPFEDQFGQLERNLLYQQHLRQELFEQGLPFERSASLPVSASGLNLDAVNGLGLSQGLDMRDATAHMQSSGRLGNSTLGFNHQNHRIPLSEPHFSQLEPMEGRWPGADTQMPGDWAESQMRRPGEDSSSWMRGGSTEDRSKQLFMELLHQRPGHQSAESPSMNRGNPYDRMAPLGLTPGIQTLGGLSDHGGSLNASALGDRAASEEQVNRLPGDRNNMGSLHRNSSLLSGIIDSGLSNLNETQAISNMFAMNKDANDIKTWNNVPPKNEKMGRMMSYEAQDRMGKQAVLTSLVQGELPVATLGQQSSFNISDHYSDNSVGEDRKKDRLVVPSHGQDSVLLKRPPSSHSSSSHEGLLERMSDTASRTAASSYTGTEGGVRRESGAAGNKGSTSEASFSEMLKKSNSMKKVAAESSDATEGSKGGGGKKKGKKGRQIDPALLGFKVTSNRILMGEIHRADDF; this comes from the exons ATGGCCGAAGGGAAGTTCGATCTGCCTGACGATCTCATCTTTTCCAAATCTGATCAGTTGAAAG AATTGGCCTCAGATAACAACATTCCTTTGTCTCCCCAGTGGCTTTACACGAAATCAAGCGATAGCAAGATG GATGTTCGATCTCCTACTCCTGTGCCCATGGGAAACCCAAGTGACCCTAATCTCAAGGATGCATGGCGCTTGGATGCACCCGAAGACAAAAAGGACTGGAGGAAAATTGTTCCTGAGAATGAAACTAGTCGCAGATGGCgtgaagaggaaagagaaacTGGTTTACTCGGTGTCAGGAAAGCTGATCGAAGAAAAACTGAACGTCGCATTGACAATGTCCCAACTACTAGAGAAACTGGTGACACTAAAACCACTGCTTCTTCTGATAGGTGGCATGATGTTACTTCTCGTGCTGCTGTACATGAACCTCGCCGCGACAACAAATGGTCATCTCGCTGGGGTCCTGatgacaaagagaaagaaacccgTTCTGAGAAGGTAGATAATAATAACAAGGACAAGGAAGAGCCTCATAGTGAAAGTCAATCTGTGGTTAGCAGCATCCGTGCTACTTCTGAACGGGACTCTGACCCTCGTGACAAATGGAGGCCACGTCATAGGATGGAATCCCAGTCTGCTGGGCCAACTTCTTATCGCGCTGCACCTGGCTTTGGACTTGATAGAGGACGAGCCGAGGGCCCAAATTTAGGCTTCACTGTGGGCCGAGGAAGGGCATCTGTAGTTGGGAGGGGTTCGTCAACCTCCTCAATTGGTGCTGGTGCATGTACTTTTTTAGGAAATGAAAGTATTCCTGGTAAACAAAGCGCTTCAGCCTCTATGTTTCGGTATCCAAGGGGTAAGTTGCTTGACATGTATAGAAAACAGAAGCCTGATTCTTCCCTAGGTAGGATACCGACTGAGATGGAGGAAGTTGCCTCCATTACTCAAGTGGCTTTGATCAATCCTCTTGCTTTTATTGCACCTGATGCCGACGAAGAG GCAAGCCTTAACGGCATATGGAAGGGAAGGATCATTAGTAGCGAGGTTTACACTCCATCTGAGGAAGAATCCTCAGGTGGTGAAAACAGCATGG TAAAATGCCGCATACCTGACTCAGGTGAAACAAGAGCGGATAGTTCTTTGGTAGGGTTTGTGAATGGTGACAATGTTTCCATGCAAAATAGTGATTCTG gGTTACTTGGTAGTCAAAATGGAGGTCTGGGGGGTGCGTCAAGCGTCTCAAGATTGAATTCAGTGGCTTCTGAGAGTTATGGATCTGTTGGAGCTGGTTATCAACTTTCTCATGGAAGTCCTGAAGCGGTTAGATCCGCTTTTACTAAATCATCTGCGCTGGATGGGAGTGAATCCGTTGTTGCCTCTTTCGAGCAAGATTATATGGGCAAGCTGCAGCAACCAGATATTGAAGTGAATCACTCAGAAGGGGCTATGCCACCTGAggagtttttgttcttgtatatTGATCCTCAAGGAGTAATTCAGGGACCTTTCATTGGTTCTGACATTATTTCATGGTTTGAACAAGGGTTTTTTGGGACGGACCTACAGGTTCGCTTGGCAAATGCACCAGAAGGAACTCCTTTTCAAGATCTAGGCAGGGTCATGTCATATTTGAAGGCAGAAAGCATCGATGCCCATATCAGTGACCAAAAGAATGAATTTGAAGAGACGACTTTAAAAGCAGATTCAGACGCTGGTTTATCAATTGCACCTGTAGCAGAATCCAATGATTCATCCGCTATAACTGCCACGTCGCGTTCTTTTTCTGCGTATAACAACCCTTCAGCTCAGGATAATTTTCAGAGAATATCTGAGTCTGAAGTTTATGTGAAACCACCACATGCTGAGGACCGAAGTTTCTTGGACTTCTCTGCTCAAGATGAAG GAAGAGCTGGAGGTTCTGGTTATGCGTCGGTTAAATCCTCTGCAAGTGTGCATGATGCATTAAGTGAATTTCCTGGTCAGTCTACTATTCCTGGTGAATCAACTAAGGCTGCTACTCAAAATCAGAGTGAGAATAAGCTGCACCCGTTTGGTGTGTTGTGGTCTGAGCTAGAGAATGGTAGTACACCAGTTAACCTGTTACCAAACAGGTCTTATGATGCAATGGGGGAGCCTACTGGTTCAATAGACAATTGGCCCATTGATTCCCGAAGAAATACACAAATTGATCCCAACATGTCCCTTGATTCTCTGGCTGCTAACCGGATGGCGCAGTTTGAACATTCCAACCGCTTTAACCTTGGGGATCAACTTTCATCAAATCAACATCACCAACAGCAATTCCAAAATCGGGATATGCTGTCGCATTCATATAGAGGTGATCAAGCTCAGGATCTGGAGCATTTAATAGCTCTCCAGATGCAGCAGCAGAAGCTTCAATTGCAACAGCAGCAGAAGCTTCAGTTGCAACAGCAGCAGAAGATTCAGTTGCAACAGCATCAGCTGGAACAAGAGCATCAGTTACATCAGAAGCTCTTACAAGAGCAACAACAGTCTCATGCTCGACAGTTACATTTTCAACAGATTCTACAAGGACAGACTCCTGATTCAAGGTTTGGGCAGTCACATGACTTCCCTCGATCCAACAGTGTTGATCAGATGTTGTTAGAGCAGCAGTTAATAAATGAATTGCAGAAAGGCTCTGGCCATCCGTCACAAAATTTTGCACCATACATTGAGCAACTTGCTGCAGGAAATATTGGGCAATTGCCACATGAAGGTCATCGGAGGGAGCTAATTGAACACCTACTTTCAACAAAAATGCAATCTCAATATGGACCAGTGCAATCTCAATATGGACAAATGCAATCTCAACACGGACAACTGCAATCTGAATCAAGCCGGTCTTTGGAGTACCAACTGCTGCAGCAAGAGCAACTGATGCAATTGGCAAATGGAAGGCACAATACACTATTGGAGGAACAGAGACATATTGACCCTCTGTGGCCATCTGACCATAATGATCAGCTTTTAAGAACTCATCCTGGGATCCATCGTTCGCGGTCGTCGACGGGATTTAGACCACTAGACTTTCATCAACAGCAGCAGAGGCCACCCTTTGAGGATCAGTTTGGTCAACTTGAGCGTAACCTTCTGTATCAGCAACATCTTCGACAAGAATTGTTCGAGCAGGGTCTTCCATTTGAGCGATCAGCATCCTTACCTGTAAGTGCATCGGGGCTGAATCTGGATGCAGTAAATGGTCTTGGACTCTCTCAGGGTTTGGATATGCGGGATGCTACTGCCCACATGCAATCTTCGGGCAGATTGGGAAATTCTACTCTGGGTTTCAATCATCAGAATCACCGTATACCATTAAGTGAACCTCATTTTTCACAATTGGAACCAATGGAAGGACGCTGGCCTGGAGCTGATACACAAATGCCTGGTGACTGGGCCGAATCTCAAATGAGGAGACCGGGTGAAGATTCCAGCTCATGGATGAGAGGTGGTTCTACAGAAGACAGGTCAAAGCAGCTTTTTATGGAGTTGCTCCACCAGAGACCCGGCCATCAATCTGCTGAGTCACCAAGCATGAACCGGGGAAATCCCTATGACCGGATGGCTCCTTTAGGCCTTACCCCAGGGATTCAAACACTTGGTGGACTTTCAGACCATGGTGGTAGTCTAAACGCTTCTGCTCTCGGGGATCGAGCAGCTTCCGAGGAACAGGTCAACAGATTACCGGGAGATAGGAACAATATGGGATCATTGCACCGTAATAGTTCCTTGCTTTCGGGAATTATTGATAGTGGGCTGTCCAATCTGAATGAAACCCAAGCCATCAGTAATATGTTTGCTATGAATAAGGACGCAAATGACATCAAAACTTGGAACAATGTGCCGCctaaaaatgagaaaatgggAAGGATGATGTCATATGAAGCCCAAGACAGAATGGGCAAGCAAGCAGTATTAACGTCCCTGGTTCAAGGGGAGCTTCCTGTTGCTACGCTTGGCCAACAGTCTTCTTTCAATATCTCAG ACCACTACAGTGACAACTCGGTTGGAGAAGATAGAAAGAAGGATAG GTTGGTAGTGCCATCACATGGGCAGGATTCGGTTTTGTTAAAAAGGCCTCCCTCGTCCCATTCTTCATCATCGCATGAAGGATTGCTCGAGCGTATGTCTGACACGGCTAGCAGGACAGC
- the LOC104757043 gene encoding uncharacterized protein LOC104757043 isoform X1: MAEGKFDLPDDLIFSKSDQLKELASDNNIPLSPQWLYTKSSDSKMDVRSPTPVPMGNPSDPNLKDAWRLDAPEDKKDWRKIVPENETSRRWREEERETGLLGVRKADRRKTERRIDNVPTTRETGDTKTTASSDRWHDVTSRAAVHEPRRDNKWSSRWGPDDKEKETRSEKVDNNNKDKEEPHSESQSVVSSIRATSERDSDPRDKWRPRHRMESQSAGPTSYRAAPGFGLDRGRAEGPNLGFTVGRGRASVVGRGSSTSSIGAGACTFLGNESIPGKQSASASMFRYPRGKLLDMYRKQKPDSSLGRIPTEMEEVASITQVALINPLAFIAPDADEEASLNGIWKGRIISSEVYTPSEEESSGGENSMVKCRIPDSGETRADSSLVGFVNGDNVSMQNSDSGLLGSQNGGLGGASSVSRLNSVASESYGSVGAGYQLSHGSPEAVRSAFTKSSALDGSESVVASFEQDYMGKLQQPDIEVNHSEGAMPPEEFLFLYIDPQGVIQGPFIGSDIISWFEQGFFGTDLQVRLANAPEGTPFQDLGRVMSYLKAESIDAHISDQKNEFEETTLKADSDAGLSIAPVAESNDSSAITATSRSFSAYNNPSAQDNFQRISESEVYVKPPHAEDRSFLDFSAQDEEIVFPGRAGGSGYASVKSSASVHDALSEFPGQSTIPGESTKAATQNQSENKLHPFGVLWSELENGSTPVNLLPNRSYDAMGEPTGSIDNWPIDSRRNTQIDPNMSLDSLAANRMAQFEHSNRFNLGDQLSSNQHHQQQFQNRDMLSHSYRGDQAQDLEHLIALQMQQQKLQLQQQQKLQLQQQQKIQLQQHQLEQEHQLHQKLLQEQQQSHARQLHFQQILQGQTPDSRFGQSHDFPRSNSVDQMLLEQQLINELQKGSGHPSQNFAPYIEQLAAGNIGQLPHEGHRRELIEHLLSTKMQSQYGPVQSQYGQMQSQHGQLQSESSRSLEYQLLQQEQLMQLANGRHNTLLEEQRHIDPLWPSDHNDQLLRTHPGIHRSRSSTGFRPLDFHQQQQRPPFEDQFGQLERNLLYQQHLRQELFEQGLPFERSASLPVSASGLNLDAVNGLGLSQGLDMRDATAHMQSSGRLGNSTLGFNHQNHRIPLSEPHFSQLEPMEGRWPGADTQMPGDWAESQMRRPGEDSSSWMRGGSTEDRSKQLFMELLHQRPGHQSAESPSMNRGNPYDRMAPLGLTPGIQTLGGLSDHGGSLNASALGDRAASEEQVNRLPGDRNNMGSLHRNSSLLSGIIDSGLSNLNETQAISNMFAMNKDANDIKTWNNVPPKNEKMGRMMSYEAQDRMGKQAVLTSLVQGELPVATLGQQSSFNISDHYSDNSVGEDRKKDRLVVPSHGQDSVLLKRPPSSHSSSSHEGLLERMSDTASRTAASSYTGTEGGVRRESGAAGNKGSTSEASFSEMLKKSNSMKKVAAESSDATEGSKGGGGKKKGKKGRQIDPALLGFKVTSNRILMGEIHRADDF; the protein is encoded by the exons ATGGCCGAAGGGAAGTTCGATCTGCCTGACGATCTCATCTTTTCCAAATCTGATCAGTTGAAAG AATTGGCCTCAGATAACAACATTCCTTTGTCTCCCCAGTGGCTTTACACGAAATCAAGCGATAGCAAGATG GATGTTCGATCTCCTACTCCTGTGCCCATGGGAAACCCAAGTGACCCTAATCTCAAGGATGCATGGCGCTTGGATGCACCCGAAGACAAAAAGGACTGGAGGAAAATTGTTCCTGAGAATGAAACTAGTCGCAGATGGCgtgaagaggaaagagaaacTGGTTTACTCGGTGTCAGGAAAGCTGATCGAAGAAAAACTGAACGTCGCATTGACAATGTCCCAACTACTAGAGAAACTGGTGACACTAAAACCACTGCTTCTTCTGATAGGTGGCATGATGTTACTTCTCGTGCTGCTGTACATGAACCTCGCCGCGACAACAAATGGTCATCTCGCTGGGGTCCTGatgacaaagagaaagaaacccgTTCTGAGAAGGTAGATAATAATAACAAGGACAAGGAAGAGCCTCATAGTGAAAGTCAATCTGTGGTTAGCAGCATCCGTGCTACTTCTGAACGGGACTCTGACCCTCGTGACAAATGGAGGCCACGTCATAGGATGGAATCCCAGTCTGCTGGGCCAACTTCTTATCGCGCTGCACCTGGCTTTGGACTTGATAGAGGACGAGCCGAGGGCCCAAATTTAGGCTTCACTGTGGGCCGAGGAAGGGCATCTGTAGTTGGGAGGGGTTCGTCAACCTCCTCAATTGGTGCTGGTGCATGTACTTTTTTAGGAAATGAAAGTATTCCTGGTAAACAAAGCGCTTCAGCCTCTATGTTTCGGTATCCAAGGGGTAAGTTGCTTGACATGTATAGAAAACAGAAGCCTGATTCTTCCCTAGGTAGGATACCGACTGAGATGGAGGAAGTTGCCTCCATTACTCAAGTGGCTTTGATCAATCCTCTTGCTTTTATTGCACCTGATGCCGACGAAGAG GCAAGCCTTAACGGCATATGGAAGGGAAGGATCATTAGTAGCGAGGTTTACACTCCATCTGAGGAAGAATCCTCAGGTGGTGAAAACAGCATGG TAAAATGCCGCATACCTGACTCAGGTGAAACAAGAGCGGATAGTTCTTTGGTAGGGTTTGTGAATGGTGACAATGTTTCCATGCAAAATAGTGATTCTG gGTTACTTGGTAGTCAAAATGGAGGTCTGGGGGGTGCGTCAAGCGTCTCAAGATTGAATTCAGTGGCTTCTGAGAGTTATGGATCTGTTGGAGCTGGTTATCAACTTTCTCATGGAAGTCCTGAAGCGGTTAGATCCGCTTTTACTAAATCATCTGCGCTGGATGGGAGTGAATCCGTTGTTGCCTCTTTCGAGCAAGATTATATGGGCAAGCTGCAGCAACCAGATATTGAAGTGAATCACTCAGAAGGGGCTATGCCACCTGAggagtttttgttcttgtatatTGATCCTCAAGGAGTAATTCAGGGACCTTTCATTGGTTCTGACATTATTTCATGGTTTGAACAAGGGTTTTTTGGGACGGACCTACAGGTTCGCTTGGCAAATGCACCAGAAGGAACTCCTTTTCAAGATCTAGGCAGGGTCATGTCATATTTGAAGGCAGAAAGCATCGATGCCCATATCAGTGACCAAAAGAATGAATTTGAAGAGACGACTTTAAAAGCAGATTCAGACGCTGGTTTATCAATTGCACCTGTAGCAGAATCCAATGATTCATCCGCTATAACTGCCACGTCGCGTTCTTTTTCTGCGTATAACAACCCTTCAGCTCAGGATAATTTTCAGAGAATATCTGAGTCTGAAGTTTATGTGAAACCACCACATGCTGAGGACCGAAGTTTCTTGGACTTCTCTGCTCAAGATGAAG AAATTGTATTCCCAGGAAGAGCTGGAGGTTCTGGTTATGCGTCGGTTAAATCCTCTGCAAGTGTGCATGATGCATTAAGTGAATTTCCTGGTCAGTCTACTATTCCTGGTGAATCAACTAAGGCTGCTACTCAAAATCAGAGTGAGAATAAGCTGCACCCGTTTGGTGTGTTGTGGTCTGAGCTAGAGAATGGTAGTACACCAGTTAACCTGTTACCAAACAGGTCTTATGATGCAATGGGGGAGCCTACTGGTTCAATAGACAATTGGCCCATTGATTCCCGAAGAAATACACAAATTGATCCCAACATGTCCCTTGATTCTCTGGCTGCTAACCGGATGGCGCAGTTTGAACATTCCAACCGCTTTAACCTTGGGGATCAACTTTCATCAAATCAACATCACCAACAGCAATTCCAAAATCGGGATATGCTGTCGCATTCATATAGAGGTGATCAAGCTCAGGATCTGGAGCATTTAATAGCTCTCCAGATGCAGCAGCAGAAGCTTCAATTGCAACAGCAGCAGAAGCTTCAGTTGCAACAGCAGCAGAAGATTCAGTTGCAACAGCATCAGCTGGAACAAGAGCATCAGTTACATCAGAAGCTCTTACAAGAGCAACAACAGTCTCATGCTCGACAGTTACATTTTCAACAGATTCTACAAGGACAGACTCCTGATTCAAGGTTTGGGCAGTCACATGACTTCCCTCGATCCAACAGTGTTGATCAGATGTTGTTAGAGCAGCAGTTAATAAATGAATTGCAGAAAGGCTCTGGCCATCCGTCACAAAATTTTGCACCATACATTGAGCAACTTGCTGCAGGAAATATTGGGCAATTGCCACATGAAGGTCATCGGAGGGAGCTAATTGAACACCTACTTTCAACAAAAATGCAATCTCAATATGGACCAGTGCAATCTCAATATGGACAAATGCAATCTCAACACGGACAACTGCAATCTGAATCAAGCCGGTCTTTGGAGTACCAACTGCTGCAGCAAGAGCAACTGATGCAATTGGCAAATGGAAGGCACAATACACTATTGGAGGAACAGAGACATATTGACCCTCTGTGGCCATCTGACCATAATGATCAGCTTTTAAGAACTCATCCTGGGATCCATCGTTCGCGGTCGTCGACGGGATTTAGACCACTAGACTTTCATCAACAGCAGCAGAGGCCACCCTTTGAGGATCAGTTTGGTCAACTTGAGCGTAACCTTCTGTATCAGCAACATCTTCGACAAGAATTGTTCGAGCAGGGTCTTCCATTTGAGCGATCAGCATCCTTACCTGTAAGTGCATCGGGGCTGAATCTGGATGCAGTAAATGGTCTTGGACTCTCTCAGGGTTTGGATATGCGGGATGCTACTGCCCACATGCAATCTTCGGGCAGATTGGGAAATTCTACTCTGGGTTTCAATCATCAGAATCACCGTATACCATTAAGTGAACCTCATTTTTCACAATTGGAACCAATGGAAGGACGCTGGCCTGGAGCTGATACACAAATGCCTGGTGACTGGGCCGAATCTCAAATGAGGAGACCGGGTGAAGATTCCAGCTCATGGATGAGAGGTGGTTCTACAGAAGACAGGTCAAAGCAGCTTTTTATGGAGTTGCTCCACCAGAGACCCGGCCATCAATCTGCTGAGTCACCAAGCATGAACCGGGGAAATCCCTATGACCGGATGGCTCCTTTAGGCCTTACCCCAGGGATTCAAACACTTGGTGGACTTTCAGACCATGGTGGTAGTCTAAACGCTTCTGCTCTCGGGGATCGAGCAGCTTCCGAGGAACAGGTCAACAGATTACCGGGAGATAGGAACAATATGGGATCATTGCACCGTAATAGTTCCTTGCTTTCGGGAATTATTGATAGTGGGCTGTCCAATCTGAATGAAACCCAAGCCATCAGTAATATGTTTGCTATGAATAAGGACGCAAATGACATCAAAACTTGGAACAATGTGCCGCctaaaaatgagaaaatgggAAGGATGATGTCATATGAAGCCCAAGACAGAATGGGCAAGCAAGCAGTATTAACGTCCCTGGTTCAAGGGGAGCTTCCTGTTGCTACGCTTGGCCAACAGTCTTCTTTCAATATCTCAG ACCACTACAGTGACAACTCGGTTGGAGAAGATAGAAAGAAGGATAG GTTGGTAGTGCCATCACATGGGCAGGATTCGGTTTTGTTAAAAAGGCCTCCCTCGTCCCATTCTTCATCATCGCATGAAGGATTGCTCGAGCGTATGTCTGACACGGCTAGCAGGACAGC